One window of Agrobacterium vitis genomic DNA carries:
- a CDS encoding recombinase family protein, whose translation MGAILGYARVSTGDQDVAGQTLRLEHAGAIKVFTDVKSGKSMDRPGLTDLIAYARAGDTLAIVRLDRLGRSLAELLEIVKMLRERQIDLLSLEEKIDTSSASGELIFHVFGAIAHFERRLISERTKDGIAAARAKGKKPGRQPLDLKKVEAAIKLIEAKTSPTEAARQLGLGRSTIYREMRRLGLSRPA comes from the coding sequence ATGGGGGCAATCCTCGGCTATGCACGTGTCTCGACCGGCGATCAGGATGTCGCGGGTCAGACGCTACGCCTTGAGCATGCCGGTGCAATCAAGGTGTTCACCGACGTGAAGTCCGGAAAGAGCATGGACCGGCCTGGTCTCACAGACCTGATTGCCTATGCTCGCGCTGGCGACACACTGGCGATCGTTCGGCTCGACCGCCTTGGCCGGTCGTTGGCTGAACTGCTCGAAATCGTGAAGATGCTCCGCGAGCGCCAGATCGACCTGTTGAGCCTGGAGGAAAAGATCGATACGTCTTCCGCCTCCGGCGAGCTTATCTTCCACGTATTCGGCGCCATCGCTCATTTTGAGCGACGGCTGATCTCGGAGCGGACGAAGGACGGTATCGCCGCAGCAAGGGCGAAGGGAAAGAAGCCTGGTCGCCAGCCACTTGACCTGAAGAAAGTCGAAGCCGCCATTAAACTCATCGAAGCAAAAACGTCGCCAACAGAAGCTGCACGGCAACTCGGGCTCGGGCGATCAACCATATACAGGGAAATGCGTCGCCTAGGTCTCAGCCGCCCTGCGTAA